In Candidatus Omnitrophota bacterium, the sequence CTGATAATCGATATTTTCATGCCGGGACGTACGGGTTTTAACATAGTCGAGGATTTCAGGGACAAAGGGGTCTACGACGAGATACCCAAGATATTCCTGACGTGCCTGGACGATGATGTTGAGAAGATGACGGCCAGGGCATGCGGAGTGGGCCAGTATGTGACCAAGCCTTTTGAGCCTGAGGTGCTGATCGAGAAGATAAAGAAAGCTGTAAAATAAGAAGGAGCCGGAGAGAAAGAATCTATGAGGAAGAACAAGAAGATAGTCATTGCGGACGACAACGTGGAACTGTGCGGTTTTATGAAGGATATCCTGTCCGATGAGGGGCATGAGGTCGACATGGTACACAATGGATACCAACTCCTGGCGTACCTTGAGAATAACTCGCCGGAGGTGATAATACTGGACCTTATGATGCCTGAAAAGGACGGATTATCCATTATCAGCACTATTAAACAGATGTCCCCTTACGCCCGTATAGTAATATATACCGGCTACCAGGAGTACGAGAAAAGCATATACGCCAGGGCCGTAGACAGGTTCCTGGTGAAAGGCGGGGATATAGATACCCTTGTCAACACGGTAGGGGAACTGTGACGTGTCGGCGGATATGCCGGCCGCCAGGCAGGAGCCCTTATCGTCCTTTCCGGTGTCGGTCTTGTTCGGTGGATCGGAGCATAAATCAATGAAGTTCATAGTGAACTCTAAAGACGCTCATACCGGCGCCAGGTGCGGGGAACTTTTTACCTTACATGGTACGGTGAGAACGCCGGTATTCATGCCGGTCGCTACCCGCGGCGCGGTCAAGATGCTTACAGGGGCGGAGCTTGCGGACGCCGGGGTGGAAATGATAATATCCAACGCGTATCATCTCTACCTGCGGCCGGGAAAGGACGTGGTCGAACGTGCCGGGGGTCTCCACAAGTTCATGGGGTGGGGAAAGAGCATCGCTACCGACAGCGGCGGGTTCCAGGTCTTCAGCCTCGCGGGACTCCGTAAGATACGGGAGGAAGGGGTCGAGTTCCGTTCGCATATAGACGGGTCCAGGCATATGTTCACCCCGGAGAACGTGGTCGATCTACAGATAAGCCTTGGGAGCGATATAATGATGCCGCTCGACGAATGTGTGCATTATCCCGCGACAAGGGATTACGTGGAAGACTCCGTGGGGCTTACCCTTAAATGGCTGGAAAGGGCGAAAAAGCATTTTATATCGCGGGAAGCGAAAAGCGCTCTTTTCGCCATTGTGCAGGGAAGTACATATAAGGACCTGAGAGAGAGATGTTCCCTTGCCATGGCCGAGATGGATATGGATGGTTATGCCCTGGGGGGGATCGGTGTCGGTGAGCCGGTCGAACTGATACACGAGATAACGAATTTCACGTCGGGTCTGCTACCGCAGAACAAGGTGAAATACCTTATGGGGGTGGGAACCCCTCCGGAAGTATTGGAAGCCATTGCCGGAGGTATAGACATGTTCGATTGTGTGGTGCCAACACGTAACGGGCGTAACGGCCAGGCGTTCACCGACGTTGGTGAGCTCCAGCTGAAAAATGCCCGTTTCAAGGACGACACGCGTCCGATAGACGAGAAGTGCGGATGTTACGCTTGCAGGAATTACTCAAGAGGGTACCTGAGGCATATGTTCCTTTCCGGGGAGGTGCTTGGGCCGAGGATGGTATCCCTTCATAACATAAGTTTCTACGCGGACCTCATCAGGCGGTGCCGCGTAGCTATAGAAGAAGGTGTTTTCGGCGGATTCAAGAAGTCGTTCCTGGCCGGGTACGCCGCATAGTGCGCGTATAAACCTTTTTGTGTAAATAAGTTATGCTCAAAGAGCTCGATCCGCGACATTTCTTCCGGAAAAGGCTCGCCATAATATGTTTGTATTTTATGGATTTGTAAGTATAATTATTAAAGTTTTATTATTAACCGAAAAGACAGGAGAGATGATAGTATGTTAACTTTAGCATTCGCTCAGGATGCCGGTGCTTCACAGTCGGCAAGTACGGCTTCGGGATCACCCATGGGCATGATATATTACATGCTCGTGGTCTTCGCCATATTCTATTTCCTTCTTATCCGCCCCCAGAAGAAACAGCAGAAGGAGCATCAGAATATGCTGGAAGCCATAAAGAAGAATGACGAGGTCATTACGTCAGGAGGGATGTACGGTACGGTCGTTAATATCCAGAATGACATCGTTACCCTGCGCGTGGACGACAATACCCGGATAAAAGTCCAGAAATCGGCTATATCCGGTATCAAGAAGACCAAAAAAGAGGAATAACCTGTTAATACCGCGTTGTAAATCATGAAAGGTCGGGAAATATGTGGAAAAGCATGAAATTCAAAAGCCTTCTTATAGTCCTGGTCACGGGGTTGGCTATATGGTTCTCGTATCCTCCGTTGGATATAAAGGACTCGAACGGCAATGTTGTCGAGAACGGTAAACTTAACCTGGGGCTTGATCTCCAGGGTGGTATGCATCTGGTGTTGCATGTCGATACATCAAAACTTTCCGAGAACGAGGCCAAGGACGCTCCGCAGCGTGCGCTTGAGATAATCCGCAACAGGATAGACCAGTTCGGCGTGCTTGAGCCGGTCATACAGCTCCAGGGCAAGGATCGCATCCTGATACAGCTCCCGGGCGTGACCGACAGGGAAAGGGCAAAGGAGATAGTCGGGAAGACCGCCCATCTTGAGTTCCGGCTTGTAAGTGACAACCCCGAACTCATCAATAAAGCCGCTGCCGGCGAGGTAGTGGAAGGATACGAGCTGAAGAGCATGAAGACGCGTGACGGTAAGATGGAAACGCTTCTTGTGGAGGATAACTCCGTGCTTACAGGGGACATGCTGGTCGATGCTACTACGGAATTCAGCCAGCAGGGGTTCGGATTACCATACGTTTCTCTTGAGCTCAATGATAAAGGAGGCGCGCTTTTCGCGGATGTTACCGGCAGGAACGTGGGAAAGAGGCTGGCCGTGGTGCTTGACGGTGAGGTGTATACGGCTCCGGTGATACGGGAACGGATACCTTCAGGCCGCGCGCAGATAACAGGTAATTTTTCCGTGCAGGAAGCGAAAGATATATCCCTTGTCCTCCGGGCGGGCGCGCTCCCGGCACCGGTCGAGATCATAGAGGAACGCAGTGTAGGGCCGGCGCTCGGTAAGGATTCTGTGGAAAAAG encodes:
- a CDS encoding response regulator, with translation MSRKRTILAVDDDEAFLVTLKDILEDAGYIAYVLSEPDKIEAYIDRYAPDVLIIDIFMPGRTGFNIVEDFRDKGVYDEIPKIFLTCLDDDVEKMTARACGVGQYVTKPFEPEVLIEKIKKAVK
- a CDS encoding response regulator; the protein is MRKNKKIVIADDNVELCGFMKDILSDEGHEVDMVHNGYQLLAYLENNSPEVIILDLMMPEKDGLSIISTIKQMSPYARIVIYTGYQEYEKSIYARAVDRFLVKGGDIDTLVNTVGEL
- the tgt gene encoding tRNA guanosine(34) transglycosylase Tgt — protein: MSADMPAARQEPLSSFPVSVLFGGSEHKSMKFIVNSKDAHTGARCGELFTLHGTVRTPVFMPVATRGAVKMLTGAELADAGVEMIISNAYHLYLRPGKDVVERAGGLHKFMGWGKSIATDSGGFQVFSLAGLRKIREEGVEFRSHIDGSRHMFTPENVVDLQISLGSDIMMPLDECVHYPATRDYVEDSVGLTLKWLERAKKHFISREAKSALFAIVQGSTYKDLRERCSLAMAEMDMDGYALGGIGVGEPVELIHEITNFTSGLLPQNKVKYLMGVGTPPEVLEAIAGGIDMFDCVVPTRNGRNGQAFTDVGELQLKNARFKDDTRPIDEKCGCYACRNYSRGYLRHMFLSGEVLGPRMVSLHNISFYADLIRRCRVAIEEGVFGGFKKSFLAGYAA
- the yajC gene encoding preprotein translocase subunit YajC; its protein translation is MLTLAFAQDAGASQSASTASGSPMGMIYYMLVVFAIFYFLLIRPQKKQQKEHQNMLEAIKKNDEVITSGGMYGTVVNIQNDIVTLRVDDNTRIKVQKSAISGIKKTKKEE
- the secD gene encoding protein translocase subunit SecD; this translates as MKFKSLLIVLVTGLAIWFSYPPLDIKDSNGNVVENGKLNLGLDLQGGMHLVLHVDTSKLSENEAKDAPQRALEIIRNRIDQFGVLEPVIQLQGKDRILIQLPGVTDRERAKEIVGKTAHLEFRLVSDNPELINKAAAGEVVEGYELKSMKTRDGKMETLLVEDNSVLTGDMLVDATTEFSQQGFGLPYVSLELNDKGGALFADVTGRNVGKRLAVVLDGEVYTAPVIRERIPSGRAQITGNFSVQEAKDISLVLRAGALPAPVEIIEERSVGPALGKDSVEKGIRAILTGGMVVFVFMAVYYLLAGVVADLALVLNILLITGALSYFGATLTLPGIAGLVLTIGMSVDANVLIFERIREEANVGKSLRAAIHAGYDKAFWTILDSNVTTLITALILFQFGTGPVRGFATTLSIGILASMFTALVVTRLVFDIITQWNPRMEKLKMLQFFEKPDIPFIKMRKFAYTFSLVVIAVGMIFFYQRGAANYGVDFTGGRLQQF